ATCGTCGGTGGCGCGATACCGAAGAACTACATACCTTCGATCGAAAAGGGCATCCGAGAAACAGCCGAAAAAGGCCTTATCGCAGGCTATCCTTTGGTCGACTTTAAGGCGGTCGTATACGACGGCTCCTATCACGACGTCGACTCGTCTGACGCTGCATTTAGGATGGCGGGCAACATGGCGCTCAAGGCTGCCAGCGAGAAAACGGGCGTTGTGATGTTAGAGCCGGAGTTGGAAGTGGAAATCAGCGTGCCCGACGCGTACACTGGCGACGTGATGGGCGATATGAACGGTCGCAGGGGCCGCATCCTTGGCATGGAGCCGGCCGGTAAGGGAAGGCAAACGGTTCGCGCCATTGTGCCAATGGCCGAGATGCTAAAATATGCGCTCGAACTGAGATCGATCACTCGTGGGCGCGGGCGATTTAAGACTAAGCTTGCGGGCTACACCGAAATGCCGCACAATGTCGCGGCCCCGCTGATCGAGAAAGCCAAAAAAGAGCGCGAAGCGCAACAGGATCATTAGAGGAACAGAGAGGACGATAAATGGCCAAAACCACGTGGATTGTCAAAGCTCGACTAAAGCCAAAGTATTCGACCCGCAAGGTCAACCGGTGCAACGTTTGCGGGCGGCGGCACGGCTACATTCGTTTCTTTAGCCTTTGCCGAATCTGCCTGCGCGAAATGGCGCACAGGGGCCTGTTGCCCGGCGTCAAGAAGTCGAGCTGGTAAGGAGCGCAAAAGAAATGATGACTGACCCTATAGCCGATATGCTCACCCGACTGCGAAACGCGGCGCGGGCCGAAATGCCCAGCGTCAGCATGCCGCATAGCGCGGCAAAAGAGCGTTTGGCGAACGTACTGAAAGAGGAAGGCTTTGTGCGAGCCGTCAACGTGGATCGCAGCAAGCAGTTTCCAATCTTGCAGATCGCGCTGCAATACGGCAAGAACGGCGATTGCGCCATCGCTCACATCGAACGAGTGAGCAAACCCGGACGCCGGATCTATCGAGATGTAAAAGGGCTTAGACCCGTTCGGCGCGGCTTGGGTAGCGCGATCGTATCGACCTCGCAAGGCCTTATGCCAGACCGCGAGTGCCGCAAGCGAAACATAGGCGGCGAGGTTGTCTGCATCCTCTGGTAGGCCGAAAGACGAATTAGGAGAAAAAGACCATGTCAAGAATAGGCAAAGCGCCCATAACAGTGCCGAACGGCGTAGAGATCAAGGTCGATGGCCTTGCTGTAACCGTCAAGGGGCCAAAAGGGCAACTGAGCCACGACTTGCCCGAAACGATCACCCTCGAGCAGCAGAACGGTACGCTTCATGTCAAGCGGCAAGACGACGAGCGCAATAATCGATGCCAGCACGGCTTACAGCGCACGCTTATCAACAACATGGTTCAAGGCGTTAGCGAGGGCTTCGAAAAGGCGCTCGAGATCGTTGGCGTCGGCTATCGCGCCTCGATGGAGGGCCCGACGCTGGTGCTGCAGATCGGCTTCTCGCACTTGGTCAAGGTGCCGCCTATGGAGGGCATTTCCTTTGAGCTGGCGCAGGACCCTCAGTCCAAGAACGGTCTAATACTGGTGCGCGGCATCGACAAGCAGCGCGTCGGTCAGCAAGCCGCCGACATCCGAGCCATCCGCCCGCCGGACGCTTATAAAGGCAAGGGCATCCGATACAAAGGCGAGGTCATCAAGACCAAGGCCGGAAAGAGCGCGATCGGAGCCAAGAAGTAGCCGCGTCGGCAATAGGGTATAGTATCTGACCATTCGTTCCTGGCTGACTGCCGGAGACTCCTATGAAAGACGACCCCAAACTCTATCTGACAGAAGAAGGCTATCGAGCATTAGAAGCGGAACTAAAGCAACTGACCACCGTTGAAAGACATCGAGTGGCCGATCAGTTTCGAGAGTATAAAGAACATGGCGAAACAGGCGACGAGGCCGAGTTCGAGAGCCTCAAGAGCCAGCAAGCGATGCTTGAGTCCCGGATACACGACGTAAAGGCCATTCTGGCTCGGGCCACCGTGGTGAAACCGTCCGACGTGCCGACCGACCATGTAAGCGTGGGCTGTTTGGTCGAGATCCAAGACGCGGAGACCAACAAGAAGCAGAAAGTGCAGGTGGTCGGCGCTGCAGAGGCGGACCCGCTAAAGGGACGGATCTCCTACCTGGCGCCGCTCGGCGAGGCGCTGATGGGTAGAAAAAAGGGCGATTCCGTGGACGTTAAACTGCCGCACGGACGCGCCCGTTACAAGGTGCTCAAGATTTCGAAGTAGCCCTTAGATGCTGTCTCCCGCCTTGCCAAAGTTCGACAGCACGATCGCCAAATCCAAGTCGTCGACCACGCCGTTGCCCGTTATGTCGGCGTCAACGTTGTTGGTGCCAAATCGGGTTAGAATGCGCGACAGATCGGTGTCGTCGATGAGGTTGTCGTCGACCGAATCGCCGTTGACAAGCGGAAAATCGATGTTCAGCGTTCCGCCCGAAAGGCTTGCGCCGACCGTCCTTCGCAGCCCAGAACCCATCTTTGTGCTGACCAACACCGCGCCATTGATCTGGGTCGAAAGCGTGTAACTTCCGTCGGCGGCCAGCGTTACGGTGTGGTTTTCCGTTGTTGCGCCTTGCTTGATGGTGACAACGGCCTGGCGGTTTTGATAGGAGGCCTGATAGCCCTCTAGAGTCAGCCGCCCCGAGATCTGAGTAGCCGGCAAATCGGGCGCGCCATAAAGGCTAAAGAAGAATCCCGCATGAATGGCCCCAAAATAGTATGCGTCGTACTGCGTACCGTTCCACTGCACGAAGTAATCCAGGTTCGCATCGCCTTGAGCCGTCGCCCAGGCGCCAGGCGAGGTAACTTGCACGCCCAAATAGCAACTGAAGTAGTCGTCCTCGATTCTTCCGCACTGTACGGTGAAGACGTTGGACATGGTGTTCGTGCGCAAGCGCCAGACGCCCGATTGAGGCACATAGAGCACGTGGGGCCCTCGATTGCTTCCATTAAACGTCTGCGGCTCCCCGATCGGCTCGGGCGGAAAGTCGCCCGTGGCCGGCGCATAGAAGCCCTGAATCGTGTAAAAGCCCGGATTCGGAAAATAAATCCCGATATCCACCTGACTGATTCGAAATCGGCCAACGCCGGATGGATCCATCGACTGGTTGATCAGCACGTCGTCCAAGACGATGGCGCTGCCGCCTTCATAAGCGTAGTTGGTCGCAATCTCGTGATAATAAAGGCGAGAATCCTGCACTCGCGCGCCGGTCCAGTTGATAATCGGCTTCTCAAAGGGGTTTGAAACAGCATCGGCCATAAGAGCCTTCGAATCGATGCGTTCTATCAACTGCCAGCCTTGCCCGAAGCCAGCCGCCGTTACAAACGCGCTCAAAAGCAGTCCGATCTTCCGCATTTGGTTCATCCTCCTCGGTTTGGTAATATTCTAACCTGTTTTTTGACGATCAATTCTCTGTTCCTGTTCCAGTATCGCGCGGATCGCGAGGAACCATCCTCATCCTCTCGGGCGGCGGGGCGCCGATCAGGCGGTCCACCTCGTTTGCCCGTTGCAGATCAGGGCTCAGCCATGCGTCATAGTCGTCCGGGTGAATGATGACCGGCATTCGGTCGTGCGCTTGTGCGACCAGTTCGTTCGGCTCCATGGTCAGGATCGCGCAACTCTCGATCAGCGAGCCGTCCGGCGAATGCCATCGGTCGTAAAGCCCGCCCAAGCCCATCAGTGGGGAGTCAGTCATCGAAATGAGATACGGCTGTTTCTTGGAACCTTCTTTCTTCCATTCGTAGAATCCAGAGGCGGGAATCAGACAGCGCTTATGCCGCATCGCGCCCTTAAACGAGGGCTTCTCCCATGCCGTCTCAGATCGGGCATTAAACATTTTGTATCCAATCGTCGGATCCTTTGCCCAAAAGGGAATCAGCCCCCAAACCAGATGGGTCAGTTCGCGCTGCTTGGCGTCATTGATGCGGACTGCGAGCACGGGCTCGGCGGGAGAGATATTGTATCGAGGCTCGATCTCGAAGGCTAAGTCCAGACGGAACTGTCTGGCCAGTTCGTTCGCGGTGGCGCATAGGGCAAATCGGCCGCACATGGCTAACCTCTCTTCTCCGCTTCGTAATGCACCCAACGCGGGGCGAGTTTGAACTGTATCAGCGTCAGCGCAAGGATAATGGCAAAGATGATCCAGGCCAACGCCGAAGCATAGCCCATCTTAAAATAGGTAAAGGCGTTGCTGAACAAGTACATCACGGGCACCAGCATGCTATCGACCGGACCGGAGCCGCCCTGACCGCCTCCCAAGACGTAGATACGGTCGAACTCCTGCAGCGCGCCGATGGTGCCCATGATCAGGTTGAAAAAGACGTAAGGCGACAGCATGGGCAGTGTGATGCGGCGAAACACTTCGGCCTTGCTGGCGCCGTCGATCTCGGCGGCTTCGTATAGGTGTTGCGGGATGCCCTGAAGACCGGCCAGCCAGAGTATCATGCCGCCGCCTGCGCCCCAAAGCCCCATCACGATCAGGCCGGGCTTGGCCCATTCGGGCACGCTGAACCAGCCGGGAGGCGTCCAACCGAACCACTCCGTCAGGGTCGCTTGCCACGCCGCATTGATCAGCCCCCGGCTCGGATCGCCGCTCAGCGCCCAACCCCAGAGCACCGCAGCAGCAATGGTCGGCACGATGGCCGGCATATAGTAGGCCGTCCGATAGCCCGTCATCCCGCTAACGCCCGTATTCAGCAGCATCGCGATCGCCAATCCGGTCGCCATATTGAGCGGAATGCCGATCACCGCTAAGTAAAAGGCGTTGTAAAAGGCTTTCGACAAAAACTCGTAGTCCTCGGTCAGCAGCAGCGCATAGTTGTTCAGACCGACCCACCGAGCGGGATGAAGCACGTCGTAATCGCAAAAACTGAGCATGAGCGACGCGATCATCGGCCCGGCGGTAAAGGCCAAAAAACCGATCAGCCAAGGCGAGACGAACGCATAGCCGTAGTAGGCCTCCTGTTTGGCCATGCGCGGCAAGCGATGCGACCGCCACCTTGACACTAGATAGGCCGTCAGAAAGAGGCCGAGTAAACCAAGCGAGATCAAGACCGGGCGCCACTCGATTATCGGGTTGCTTTCGCGGCTGTAGACTTTGTCCAACTCGCGCTGAACTTTCGACTGCGACTCGGCAAGCGCCGCTTCCGGAGACTTGACCAAGTGCACAGCTTGGTCGAAAGCGCGGACATGCTCGTCCCAAAGCCGCTGCCCCACGAACGTAACCGGTCTGAATCGCGCGACAGGGAGCAGATCGATATAGGTCTGCACGACCTGTCGAAACTTTGGATCCTTGGGCATATACTGGGCGTATACAGCCTCGTTGACGCGCATATTGGCCGAAAATCGAGGCACGTACATGCGCCCTTTCGTCCGGTAGTAGGCTGCCTGAGCCTCCGAGCTGATCAGGGCGCTCTCGACGCCCGCCATCCATTTGACAAACTTCCAAGCGGCCTCTACATTTCGCGAGCCGGCCGGAATGGCGTAGGAAAAGCCGCCGTTCCACGTGATGAAGCGGTCCTTGCCGGCAAAGCGTCCGCGCTGATGATAGCGATCCGTCGGCACTGGGGGCGGGGCTGCGGCAAAGTCAAGATCGGGAGCATAGCGGGCGATACCGTTGAGCACCCAATCCCCATCGATTTTCATCGCGACTTTGCCCACAAAGAAGGGGTCTTGCTCGCGTCCAAGGAAGCCTGACTGAAACTTGTCGATCTCGTTGATGCCGCCGAGCTCCTTGTAAACGCGCACCATAAACTCGAGCGCCTCTCGTGTCTGCGGATTGTTGATCGTGCAGGTGCGGCCATCGGGCGACATGAACTCGCCCTCGTTCTGCCACGAATAGAGATAGAGCCAAGAGTTGCCAAAGTTGGGGATGAAGCCGATGCGTTCCAACTGGCCGTTCTTGTTGCGCTTAGTCAGTTTCTTGCCGTATTCCAGCAACTCGTCCCAGGTGCGGGGCGGTCGATCGGGATCAAGGCCGACCTCTCGGAAGATCGCGCGATTGTAGAGGAGCGCGCGGTCGTCTGTGCCCGCCGGCACTGCGTACACCTTGCCTTTGTAGACCGCCTCGTTCCAACAGGCCGGATAGTAATCGTCTTGCCGCACGCCCTCTTTAAGATGCTTGTCCCGCTCGATCAGGTCGTCCAAAGCGCGGAAGGCCGAGCGAGAGGCCCAGTCGCCGATGGTGAAGCGGTCTTGAAAGATGACATCGGGGGGCGCTTTGCCCACAATGGCCGTCATCAGTTTTTGCGGGTTCATCCTGCCAGCGCCCATCGACAGCAATTGCACCTTGATGTCGGGATTGCGCCGTTCGAACTCTTTGATCTGGGCTGCCAGTCCTTGTTGTTCTTCTCCCAAAGACAAGCCCCATACGATCAATCGCGTTTCTTGCGCATGGGCCACGGCGAACAGGGCGACGAGCGCGACCAGCAGTCTCATAGTGCGTCGTGCCCGGGCGGAGGCGACCACTTTTCGCGCGGATGATAATGTTGGTACACCTTGCGGGCGATGGCCTTGATCATCTTTTGGCTTTCGTTTTCTTTGCTCCAGCGGCGATCTTCTATCTCCTTCGCATAGACAGCGAGAATGTAAGGCCCGCTGGGAGAGAAGACGATCGCGATGTCGGAGCGCGAAGCATCGATAGAGCCGCTCTTGCTGGCGACCGGCACCCAGGGCGGCGACTGTGCGGCGATCAGATCGTCGAAATATTGATGGGTAAGGATGCGGATCATCGCTTCGCAGGCGGCGACGGTGCCCGCCTTGTTCGTGCGGATGGCGTCGAGCAAGGCGACCATTTCGTTCGGCGTTGCCATGCCCATCCCCCATTTTTCTCGCAATGCAAGGAGTTCTTTCTCTTCGGGCGGGATAGCCGACAAGAGCCGGGTGTCCTTCAGATTCAGCCTGGAAAGCCATTCGTTGATCGCTACAACGCCGAGTTTCTTGGCCAGCATGATGGTCGCCGTATTGTCGCTGACCGTGATCATCAGGTGGATCAGTTCCTTGATCTCCGGCTTGGCGTCGTCCTTATAGAACTGCAGGAAGCCAGCGCCGCCGCGCCGATCGTCCGGCGCGATGGCGAGTTTATCCAGGTAGCCGAGCCGACCCGATGTCACCTCCTCGAACGCTTTGCCCATGACTGCGACCTTTATCGTGCTGGCCGTGGGGAAGATCTCGTCGCCGTTGAGCGCGATGCGGTGATTTTGCCGCGTGTGATAGAGGCTGTAGCCCACGATACCCTTGACAGGCTTTGCAAGGGCGTCTAACTCGGCTTTGAGCCTGCGTTCCGAAGCGCTCTGGTTCACGTGGTCAGAGATTCGCCGTCCAGCCTTCGTTTCCTGGCGGCGATTCGTACCTAAAATTGTGCTACAAATCTTCATTTTCCCGTTCGAAGCCCGAATCCGTAGATTTGGGACTAAAGTCTATAGGAATCAAGCCTCCCGACGACGTATTCTTTGGCATGGAACCCATGGAGGTTCAAGGGAGGGCCGTATGAAAGCAGCAATTCTGGCTGTATTAGCCACAGTGGCCATAGGATCGGCTTTTGCGCAAGACGCGGAGCATCATGAATCAAGATGGATGGGCTACGCCAATCCGATATCCGACGCAGAAAGGGCGATCAAGCATCCGCCATTAGATGTACCGAAGTACTTCAAGCGCATCAACCCGACGTTGCCTAAGGACAACCGCGGCATGGGCGACGAGGCCGCCTACGACGATCAATCCGAGCCGCAAATCCAGTTTGCGAACATGTTTCGCAACTTCAGCGGCGGATCGACAGGTTGGTTTCCGCCCGATCCAGTGGTAGCCTCGGGCATAGACCGAATCATCGTCGGCGTGAACAGCGACATCTTCATTCGCAACAAGAACGGCGGCTTGATCGGTCGCATCTCTTCTGACAACTTGTTCGGAGGCAGCACGTTCAAGTTCGACCCGCGTGTGGCCTGGGACCCCTGGCGAAGTCGATTCTTAGTGCTCTACATGGCCAAGAGCGAATCGCCCAGGCAGTCGTTCTGGGCCCTAGCAATCTCAAAGACTGCCACGCCGACCGCCGTCGCATCCGACTGGCACACCTACTTTTTTAGCACGGCTCCTGGCGATAACTGGGGAGACTACGGCTACATGGGATTTGACGAGAACGCCGTCTTTCTCAGTTGCACGATGATTCCTTACGGCTTGGGTTTCCGCGCCAATCGTTTCTTGACTTTGAACAAGGACGAGATCTATAGCGGCTTGCCGGCAGGAAGCTGGATGGATTCGGACTTCAGTCTGGATTACATGGCTCCTGCGCAAATGTGGACAGGCGCCGGCAGAGGCTACATCGTCGGGTTTTCGGACGGTGGCGGAAGCCAAATGAAGGTCTGGCGCATCAATTGGACGGGCACGACATGGGCGCAAAAATGGGCGAACAGTCCGGGCTTTACACGCACGGATGTGAGCGTGCCGACGTACATTGTGCCGCCCAATGCCACACAGCCGGGCGGACTGAGCCGATTGGACACAGGCGACACCCGAGTGAGAGACGCTGTGTTCTACAACGGCACGCTCTACACGGTTCAGAGCGTTGCGGTCAACTTTGGAAGCGGCAATCGCACCGGATACCGAGCCTACCGTGTCAATGCCGCCAGCCCGACCACTTTCTCTCACTCGACATCCGGCGCGAATGGGTTCGACTGCTACTACCCGGCGATCTTTCCGACTTCGGGCGGCGATGCAGTGATCGTCTTCGGACGCTCCAGCTCGTCGGAGTTTGCATCGCTGCGCTACACCACGTGGCGCAACGGCGTGGCACAAGTCGATAACAGCACGCCCATTCGCGGCAGCAGCGTTGGCTACGTTCGCATCGACGATCAGGATCGAAATCGGTTTGGCGACTATTTTGGCGCCGCCCTCGACCCGTGGGACTTACAAACCATCTGGGTCGTTGGCGAGTACGTTACCGGTTCGACCACCTGGGACACGTGGGTGGCAGAGACCAACTTCAAACCCACAACGACCCTAACCTCCGACCCCATTGTTGGACAGTTGGGTCAGACGGTGAACCTCCGATCTACGCTCAGACGCAACGACACAGGAGCGTTCGTGGCCGGTCAGACGATCCAGTTTAAAGTGAACGGCCTGACTGTAGGCAATGGCGTTACGGACAGCAACGGTGTGGCCACTGTGCCTTACACAGTCCCTATGAACGCGCCGGTCGGAGGTCTGTTTCCAATCGTTGCGACATTTGAGCGTACGACGGCCTTGAACGGTTCGGGCGCTGGAAGCGATCTTTTCATCCGCAAGCGCGATCCACAGGTCCTTGTAACCTGGGTCTATGTGTCCGACGGCCAAGACGTAACGCTCTATGCTCGACTGCAGTGGCCGGCTGGGCCGGAAATGGTGGCCGGAAAGAGCCTGGATTTCTATGTGCGAGATGTCTATCGCGGAAGCGCGATCACCGATTCGGTGGGATTGGCTCGATTGCCGTTCCATGTTACGGGACTGCCTGCCGGCAGCAACCAGATCAGGGTTGAATTTGCAGGCGACGCGATCTACAATCCAGCCAGCAATACCGGGGTCATGCGAGTGGAGCCACCGACTTCCTTGGTTCTGACTGTAACGCCTACCTTGGTCAGGCAGGGCCGCTATACTGCGACGATATCTGCGACGCTCAGAGACAGCGCTGGCCAGCCCATTAACGCAGCCGAGATCGAGTTCTTCATGAACGGTCAGTACTTCTTTTCTCGAAACACCTCGTTTAACGGGCAAGTAAACTTCACCATCCAGTTTTCTAGCGGGCACCCTTGCGGCGAGAACCAGTTGCTCGCTCGATTCTGGGGCGAATTCGGCCTTGCAAGTTCGCGCGACACCAAGATCATCACCGTTCGCCTCGCCGAGGACTTGGACATGAACGGTATTGTGGACGACGCCGATCTGGCGATGGCGCTGACCGACTTTGGTACAAACCTGTTCCGGTCGGACGTGGACAAGAACGGCGTGGTGGACGATATCGATCTGTCGCGCATTCTCGAAAGGTTCGGACACGTAGGCTGCTAAGTCGAGCGTAGGTATAATTCGCGCGGTTTGAAGGGATCGCGCGAATTTACCTTTATCGGCGCAGCAATCGGCAGCGTTGTCGGGCTGTTGGCGGGCGTCAGCATCGCACTGGCCGCAGGCATCGGACTGCTATGGGGCGCTCTCTTGAGTCTGGGTCTGGCGCTCTCTTTGGCCGGTATCGGCGGCGGTATCGGCTATGCGATTGCCAATCGCTTGCCGCCGATGTTGCCGGCCTACCGATCCGAGCACGACAAACTGCGCCAAACGGCGAAAAGAGTCCGCAAAACGCTTAAGAAGATCCAGATGGGAGAGGATGGGGGAAGAACCCTTGATCGGATCCTCAACAAGGACGCCGAGCTTCGCCATCGCGCCAGCAAACTGAAAGAAGCCATCGCCGCCCTCGCGCACGAGAACTTAGGCTGGTCGGACCGAATCGTCGGCGGCATCGATGTGCTGAGCGGCGCCATGAACCAACGCCCGGGCAAGAGGCTGACCAAGATCGATTGGGAGATTCAGTCCTACCGAGCCAAACTGGAGCGAGAAGCCGATCGTCTGGACAAGGAGACTCGAAAGACGACCGATTTGCGCGCCAAAACGGAGCTGGAATCGGCTTTGGCGATGAAGCTGAAGGAGAAGACAGCATTCGAACAGATCGACGGCGCGGTGCAGTTTATCGAAGCGCAGCTGGCGCGCAACCGCGCAAGCCTAGAGGCCGTGCATGGCCGTGCGACCCGCTTGATCCACCTCGATGCGCCGCTCCCCACAGCCCAGCAAGATTTGGCGCAGGAGTTGGACGAGCAACTGCACGCTTACGAGCGCGCATTGGAAGAGGCGCGATTCGAACGCCTTTACGACATCGACTCCCAGGAGCATTTGAGACTCAATGAATAGCCTGAATGAGATTATCCAGGTCGATTGGGAACGACGAATGCGGTCGAATCCCGAGCGCGCATCGTCCATGGGCGATCGGCGATACGACGATCAATGGACCGACTACAGCCTAGACGCTTTCGATAGGCGGTATCGAGAGATCGAATCTGAGCTACAGATGCTGAACAGAATCGATATCGGCGTATTGAGCGACGAAGAACGGCTGAACTGTGAACTCCTGAAGTTAGAACTGGAAACAGAGTTAGAAGGCGAGCAGTATCGGCTCTACC
This DNA window, taken from Armatimonadota bacterium, encodes the following:
- a CDS encoding type Z 30S ribosomal protein S14; its protein translation is MAKTTWIVKARLKPKYSTRKVNRCNVCGRRHGYIRFFSLCRICLREMAHRGLLPGVKKSSW
- the rpsH gene encoding 30S ribosomal protein S8, with product MMTDPIADMLTRLRNAARAEMPSVSMPHSAAKERLANVLKEEGFVRAVNVDRSKQFPILQIALQYGKNGDCAIAHIERVSKPGRRIYRDVKGLRPVRRGLGSAIVSTSQGLMPDRECRKRNIGGEVVCILW
- the rplF gene encoding 50S ribosomal protein L6, yielding MSRIGKAPITVPNGVEIKVDGLAVTVKGPKGQLSHDLPETITLEQQNGTLHVKRQDDERNNRCQHGLQRTLINNMVQGVSEGFEKALEIVGVGYRASMEGPTLVLQIGFSHLVKVPPMEGISFELAQDPQSKNGLILVRGIDKQRVGQQAADIRAIRPPDAYKGKGIRYKGEVIKTKAGKSAIGAKK
- the greA gene encoding transcription elongation factor GreA; protein product: MKDDPKLYLTEEGYRALEAELKQLTTVERHRVADQFREYKEHGETGDEAEFESLKSQQAMLESRIHDVKAILARATVVKPSDVPTDHVSVGCLVEIQDAETNKKQKVQVVGAAEADPLKGRISYLAPLGEALMGRKKGDSVDVKLPHGRARYKVLKISK
- a CDS encoding SOS response-associated peptidase; translated protein: MCGRFALCATANELARQFRLDLAFEIEPRYNISPAEPVLAVRINDAKQRELTHLVWGLIPFWAKDPTIGYKMFNARSETAWEKPSFKGAMRHKRCLIPASGFYEWKKEGSKKQPYLISMTDSPLMGLGGLYDRWHSPDGSLIESCAILTMEPNELVAQAHDRMPVIIHPDDYDAWLSPDLQRANEVDRLIGAPPPERMRMVPRDPRDTGTGTEN
- a CDS encoding extracellular solute-binding protein, whose translation is MRLLVALVALFAVAHAQETRLIVWGLSLGEEQQGLAAQIKEFERRNPDIKVQLLSMGAGRMNPQKLMTAIVGKAPPDVIFQDRFTIGDWASRSAFRALDDLIERDKHLKEGVRQDDYYPACWNEAVYKGKVYAVPAGTDDRALLYNRAIFREVGLDPDRPPRTWDELLEYGKKLTKRNKNGQLERIGFIPNFGNSWLYLYSWQNEGEFMSPDGRTCTINNPQTREALEFMVRVYKELGGINEIDKFQSGFLGREQDPFFVGKVAMKIDGDWVLNGIARYAPDLDFAAAPPPVPTDRYHQRGRFAGKDRFITWNGGFSYAIPAGSRNVEAAWKFVKWMAGVESALISSEAQAAYYRTKGRMYVPRFSANMRVNEAVYAQYMPKDPKFRQVVQTYIDLLPVARFRPVTFVGQRLWDEHVRAFDQAVHLVKSPEAALAESQSKVQRELDKVYSRESNPIIEWRPVLISLGLLGLFLTAYLVSRWRSHRLPRMAKQEAYYGYAFVSPWLIGFLAFTAGPMIASLMLSFCDYDVLHPARWVGLNNYALLLTEDYEFLSKAFYNAFYLAVIGIPLNMATGLAIAMLLNTGVSGMTGYRTAYYMPAIVPTIAAAVLWGWALSGDPSRGLINAAWQATLTEWFGWTPPGWFSVPEWAKPGLIVMGLWGAGGGMILWLAGLQGIPQHLYEAAEIDGASKAEVFRRITLPMLSPYVFFNLIMGTIGALQEFDRIYVLGGGQGGSGPVDSMLVPVMYLFSNAFTYFKMGYASALAWIIFAIILALTLIQFKLAPRWVHYEAEKRG
- a CDS encoding serine hydrolase, producing MNQSASERRLKAELDALAKPVKGIVGYSLYHTRQNHRIALNGDEIFPTASTIKVAVMGKAFEEVTSGRLGYLDKLAIAPDDRRGGAGFLQFYKDDAKPEIKELIHLMITVSDNTATIMLAKKLGVVAINEWLSRLNLKDTRLLSAIPPEEKELLALREKWGMGMATPNEMVALLDAIRTNKAGTVAACEAMIRILTHQYFDDLIAAQSPPWVPVASKSGSIDASRSDIAIVFSPSGPYILAVYAKEIEDRRWSKENESQKMIKAIARKVYQHYHPREKWSPPPGHDAL